Proteins from a genomic interval of Bacteroidota bacterium:
- a CDS encoding prolyl oligopeptidase family serine peptidase, whose protein sequence is MLVRFRLFLLALLAFATVPTIAQDADAPDDPFLWLEEVEGDRALSWVGEQNAETVTALEAHPAYDDLYGDILAVLNSDDRIAYPGLRGDFVYNFWTDADNPRGLWRRASVEDYLAGDPTWETLLDIDKLGAEENVNWAYKGSTCLAPDYDRCLIRLSRGGADAAELREFDVPSKTFVDGFYVPEAKSSLAWIDANTLLVSTDWGEGALTDSGYPRIVKRWTRGTPLDDAETVYEGATSDVGVWAASARMGTTSIPVIAHRPSFFEGTTYVLRDGAPVALDLPMDADPSLVDGQLVVYLRSPWTVGETAYPTGALVATDYEAFLAGERAFETVFVPTERQTVQYVASTAHSMIASVLDNVQGQLHRFRFASSSDGQGGAWTSTMIDAPELGSVNVVSTSSEDDRFFFTYSSYLQPTTLYLAGGDDTVAEVTKLPALFDTEGLTVAQHEATSADGTQIPYFIVHREDIALDGTNPTLLYGYGGFEIALTPSYSATAGQAWLERGGVYVVANIRGGGEFGPEWHRAAQKANRQRAYDDFIAVAEDLVARGVTSPDHLGVQGGSNGGLLTGVMVTQRPDLFNAVVIAVPLLDMRRYHTLLAGASWMAEYGDPDNPDEWAYIRQYSPYHNLDADADYPRVLFTTTTRDDRVHPGHARKMAAKMRGLGHEVYYFENTEGGHGAGVTPEQQAQMMAITYAYLLERLQ, encoded by the coding sequence ATGCTCGTTCGGTTCCGACTATTCCTCCTCGCCCTCCTCGCGTTCGCCACTGTGCCCACTATCGCCCAAGACGCCGATGCGCCTGACGACCCCTTCCTCTGGCTCGAAGAGGTCGAGGGCGACCGTGCCCTCTCCTGGGTCGGCGAGCAGAACGCCGAGACGGTCACGGCGCTGGAGGCGCACCCGGCCTACGACGACCTCTACGGGGACATCCTCGCGGTGCTCAACAGCGACGACCGCATCGCCTATCCGGGTCTGCGCGGCGACTTCGTCTACAACTTCTGGACGGACGCCGACAACCCGCGCGGCCTTTGGCGCCGTGCCTCCGTGGAGGACTACCTCGCTGGCGACCCCACCTGGGAGACGCTGCTCGACATCGACAAGCTGGGCGCGGAGGAGAACGTCAACTGGGCTTATAAAGGCTCGACCTGCCTCGCACCGGACTACGACCGCTGTCTCATCCGTCTCTCGCGCGGCGGGGCCGACGCTGCCGAACTGCGCGAGTTCGACGTGCCCTCGAAGACGTTCGTGGACGGGTTCTACGTGCCCGAGGCGAAATCATCGCTGGCGTGGATCGACGCGAACACGCTGCTCGTCTCGACCGACTGGGGCGAGGGCGCGCTGACCGACTCCGGCTACCCGCGCATCGTGAAGCGCTGGACGCGCGGGACGCCGCTGGACGACGCCGAGACGGTCTACGAGGGCGCAACGAGCGATGTGGGCGTGTGGGCGGCGAGCGCACGCATGGGCACGACGAGCATACCCGTCATCGCGCACCGGCCGAGCTTCTTCGAAGGTACCACCTACGTGCTCCGTGACGGCGCGCCCGTCGCGCTCGACCTTCCGATGGACGCCGACCCATCGCTCGTGGACGGCCAACTCGTCGTCTACCTCCGCTCGCCGTGGACCGTCGGCGAGACAGCCTACCCGACCGGCGCGCTCGTCGCCACGGACTACGAGGCGTTCCTCGCGGGCGAACGCGCCTTCGAGACCGTGTTTGTGCCGACCGAGCGGCAGACGGTGCAGTACGTCGCCTCGACGGCGCACTCGATGATCGCGTCGGTGCTCGACAACGTGCAGGGGCAGCTCCACCGTTTCCGCTTCGCCTCCTCGTCAGACGGACAGGGCGGCGCGTGGACGAGCACCATGATCGACGCGCCCGAACTCGGCAGCGTCAACGTCGTGAGCACGAGCAGCGAGGACGACCGCTTCTTCTTCACCTACAGCTCCTACCTCCAGCCGACGACGCTCTACCTCGCGGGCGGGGACGACACCGTTGCGGAGGTGACCAAGCTCCCCGCGCTCTTCGACACCGAGGGGCTGACGGTCGCCCAGCACGAGGCCACGTCCGCCGATGGTACGCAGATCCCGTACTTCATCGTCCACCGCGAGGACATCGCGCTCGACGGCACCAACCCGACGCTGCTCTACGGCTACGGCGGCTTCGAAATCGCACTCACGCCGTCGTACAGCGCCACGGCGGGGCAGGCGTGGCTCGAACGCGGCGGCGTCTACGTGGTCGCCAACATTCGGGGTGGGGGCGAGTTCGGCCCCGAGTGGCACCGCGCCGCCCAGAAGGCGAATCGTCAGCGCGCCTACGACGACTTCATCGCGGTCGCCGAAGACCTCGTCGCGCGCGGCGTCACGTCGCCGGACCACCTCGGCGTTCAGGGCGGCTCCAACGGTGGCCTCCTCACAGGCGTCATGGTGACACAGCGCCCTGACCTCTTCAACGCCGTCGTGATCGCGGTGCCGCTGCTCGACATGCGGCGCTACCACACGCTCCTCGCCGGCGCCAGCTGGATGGCCGAATACGGTGACCCCGACAACCCCGACGAGTGGGCCTACATCCGGCAGTATTCGCCTTACCACAACCTCGACGCCGACGCCGACTACCCGCGCGTGCTCTTCACCACCACCACGCGCGACGACCGCGTGCACCCGGGCCACGCCCGCAAGATGGCCGCGAAGATGCGCGGTCTCGGCCACGAGGTCTACTACTTCGAGAACACCGAGGGCGGCCACGGCGCGGGCGTCACACCCGAGCAGCAAGCCCAGATGATGGCGATCACGTACGCTTATCTACTCGAACGCTTGCAGTAA
- a CDS encoding glycosyltransferase, whose translation MRVLLTTVGSRGDAQPFVALGVGLAAAGHTVTVNTHTRFRSLVEDTGLVFAPLSDAILDFLDSDLGRDAIENSSTPLGWLRTIAKSYRAISTAQRSMVDEAWTAAEAAQPDVIVFHQKAFWGSGFAQRLGAHAVLATLQPIFGPTSDFPVLGIAAPPRWTGPLHRAYNRGTYRLTGRLADWGTRRYLRDWHQEHHLPQGPALARPDGSPLPLLQAFSPHVVPATYPSHVATTGFWHLAHPHWTSPDDLAAFLHMGPPPVYVGFGSMKGQRGADRARAVIEAVQLAGVRAVLALGWGGLDLAEVTLPATCFALRGAPHDWLFPRMAAVVHHGGAGTTAAGLRAGRPTVVCPFFGDQPFWGRRVHALGAGPEPLRQKHLTAETLAGRIRTALNDATMHARAAALGKQLRAEDGVANAVSFLERYAPESDSPPNWRDA comes from the coding sequence ATGAGGGTCTTGCTCACCACTGTTGGGTCGCGGGGCGATGCGCAGCCGTTTGTCGCACTCGGGGTTGGGCTCGCTGCGGCCGGGCACACGGTGACGGTCAACACGCACACGCGCTTCCGCTCGCTCGTCGAGGACACCGGGCTGGTGTTCGCGCCACTCTCGGACGCGATCCTCGACTTCCTCGACTCCGACCTCGGACGGGACGCCATCGAGAACTCGTCCACCCCGCTCGGGTGGCTCCGGACGATCGCAAAGTCGTACCGCGCCATCAGCACCGCCCAGCGCAGCATGGTGGACGAGGCGTGGACCGCCGCCGAGGCCGCGCAACCTGACGTGATCGTCTTCCACCAGAAGGCGTTCTGGGGCTCGGGTTTCGCGCAGCGGCTCGGCGCGCACGCGGTGCTTGCCACCCTGCAGCCCATCTTCGGCCCCACCTCTGACTTCCCCGTGCTCGGCATCGCAGCCCCGCCACGCTGGACGGGGCCGCTGCACCGCGCTTACAACCGGGGCACCTACCGCCTGACGGGCCGCCTCGCCGACTGGGGGACGCGCCGCTACCTCCGCGACTGGCATCAGGAGCACCATCTGCCGCAAGGCCCCGCGCTCGCGCGTCCTGACGGCTCGCCGCTACCGCTCCTGCAGGCGTTCAGCCCCCACGTCGTCCCGGCGACCTATCCGTCGCACGTCGCCACGACGGGCTTCTGGCACCTCGCGCACCCCCACTGGACATCGCCCGACGACCTCGCTGCATTCCTCCACATGGGACCACCGCCCGTGTACGTCGGCTTCGGGAGCATGAAGGGGCAGCGCGGTGCGGATCGTGCGCGCGCCGTCATTGAGGCGGTACAGTTGGCCGGGGTACGGGCAGTCCTCGCGCTCGGCTGGGGTGGCCTCGACCTCGCCGAGGTGACGTTGCCCGCCACGTGCTTCGCGCTGCGCGGCGCCCCGCATGATTGGCTCTTCCCGAGGATGGCAGCGGTCGTCCACCACGGCGGGGCTGGGACCACGGCGGCAGGACTCCGCGCAGGCCGCCCGACGGTGGTGTGCCCGTTCTTCGGCGACCAGCCGTTCTGGGGGCGCCGCGTCCACGCACTCGGGGCCGGACCCGAGCCGCTCCGCCAGAAGCACCTCACCGCTGAGACGCTCGCCGGGCGCATCCGCACCGCGCTTAACGACGCCACGATGCACGCACGGGCCGCTGCGCTCGGCAAACAGCTTCGCGCCGAGGACGGCGTAGCCAACGCCGTTTCGTTCCTCGAACGCTACGCGCCTGAATCCGACAGCCCGCCGAATTGGCGGGACGCATGA
- a CDS encoding alpha/beta hydrolase, translating to MRDRLLRACSLLALFLAVPAVLHAQPAADWLTPSDAVPAARFGADVALLPDGRLIVGAPGATGERPGTGAAYVYAYDRDRLAWVETAKLAAPGGLPRDGFGAPLAARGDTLFVSYARGSANAGSHAFVADTLGWRYAGTHEVQGNDGGPLSDQELYWLATDGTFPRPRTSFSDLNGRVYLVGTTVRPDSTVSIEVYLVKEGVSLSARHDDNPLRLTEVTLAASVSDSELAPEDLLHDEILGTFAQLTFNGRFVALGLGAADGVGGDEAGAVYIWDLTGRWLSDGLAPTLPGFGTKAGPEDYVEVEVFYGTDRARTGRRSPRRFYGGQRGGELQMGTATVTIPKTHEPGAMESPSWLRLQFRADPTRHIILQDVSPLDSDEAVAAMQTALDSTSSRAVLLYVHGFNVSFEDAARRTAQMAYDLSFDGVPAFYSWPSDASLLRYLADENDVMWSVFHLKAFLREIALRSGAEDVHIVAHSMGNRAVTQALREFACEFKAPQFNQVILAAPDVDAEVFQRDIAPAITGAAQQVTLYASADDTALRVSQALHGAPRAGNSLVIAPGVTTIDASGLDPSLLGHSYYADLKQLIDDIGALVKQGLEPAARALSRKGDSVWELAKK from the coding sequence ATGCGCGATCGACTCCTCCGCGCCTGCTCGCTCCTCGCGCTGTTCCTCGCCGTGCCCGCGGTCCTGCACGCGCAGCCCGCCGCCGACTGGCTGACGCCCAGCGACGCCGTGCCCGCCGCTCGATTCGGCGCTGATGTGGCACTTCTCCCCGACGGCCGCCTCATCGTCGGGGCTCCCGGTGCCACGGGCGAACGTCCTGGCACCGGCGCGGCCTACGTCTACGCCTACGACCGCGACCGACTCGCCTGGGTCGAGACCGCCAAGCTCGCCGCCCCAGGCGGACTTCCCAGGGACGGCTTCGGTGCACCCCTTGCAGCTCGCGGAGACACGCTCTTTGTGAGCTACGCGCGCGGTAGTGCCAATGCAGGCAGCCACGCGTTCGTAGCAGACACACTTGGCTGGCGCTACGCGGGCACGCATGAGGTGCAAGGGAACGACGGCGGCCCTCTTTCGGATCAGGAACTCTACTGGCTCGCGACGGACGGCACCTTCCCTAGACCACGCACCTCCTTTTCAGACCTCAACGGCCGGGTATACCTCGTGGGCACGACCGTGCGGCCAGACAGCACGGTGAGCATCGAGGTTTATCTCGTCAAGGAGGGCGTCAGCCTCTCGGCCCGACACGACGACAATCCTCTACGTCTCACTGAAGTCACACTCGCCGCCTCCGTTTCGGACTCCGAACTTGCGCCTGAGGATTTGCTGCACGACGAGATCCTCGGCACGTTTGCGCAGCTCACCTTTAACGGACGCTTCGTAGCGCTTGGCCTCGGCGCTGCGGACGGCGTCGGCGGTGACGAGGCCGGCGCCGTCTACATCTGGGACCTCACCGGGCGATGGCTCTCGGACGGCCTCGCGCCGACGCTGCCGGGCTTCGGCACCAAGGCCGGGCCCGAGGACTATGTGGAGGTCGAGGTGTTCTACGGCACCGACCGCGCGCGGACTGGCAGGCGCAGCCCGCGTCGGTTCTATGGCGGACAACGCGGCGGCGAGCTTCAGATGGGCACCGCGACCGTCACGATCCCGAAGACCCACGAGCCGGGCGCGATGGAGTCGCCGAGTTGGCTGCGCCTCCAGTTCCGCGCCGACCCCACCCGGCACATCATCCTCCAGGACGTCTCCCCGCTCGACTCGGACGAGGCCGTCGCCGCGATGCAGACCGCGCTAGACTCGACCTCGAGCCGGGCGGTGCTGCTCTACGTGCACGGCTTCAACGTCTCGTTCGAGGACGCCGCCCGGCGCACCGCCCAGATGGCCTACGACCTCAGCTTCGACGGCGTCCCGGCGTTCTACTCGTGGCCCTCGGACGCCTCGCTGCTGCGCTACCTCGCCGACGAGAACGACGTGATGTGGAGCGTCTTCCACCTGAAGGCTTTCCTCCGCGAGATCGCGCTCCGCTCGGGCGCCGAAGACGTGCATATCGTGGCGCACAGCATGGGCAACCGCGCCGTTACGCAGGCGCTCCGCGAATTCGCGTGCGAGTTCAAGGCGCCGCAGTTCAACCAGGTCATCCTCGCCGCGCCCGACGTGGACGCCGAGGTCTTCCAGCGCGACATCGCCCCGGCGATCACGGGCGCGGCCCAGCAGGTCACCCTCTACGCCTCCGCCGACGACACCGCGCTGCGCGTCTCGCAGGCCCTCCACGGCGCCCCGCGCGCGGGCAACAGCCTCGTCATTGCCCCCGGCGTCACCACCATCGACGCCTCCGGGCTCGACCCGTCGCTACTCGGCCACTCGTACTATGCAGACCTCAAGCAGCTCATTGACGACATCGGCGCGCTCGTGAAGCAGGGCCTCGAACCCGCCGCCCGCGCGCTCTCCCGCAAGGGCGACTCGGTGTGGGAGCTGGCGAAGAAATGA